TTCCTCCAACACCCTCAAAGCTTCTTGGACACGGCAAAAGTTAGCTTGTAATAAAGATGTGATCGAACTTCGTTGTTCTTCTTGGGGATGGGTTAAAACAGTACCAGGATCACCTGGTGTATCTCGTGCCGCCCTAATTTGTGCCGAATGCCAGTTACTTACTTCTTGACGTAGGTGCTTACAGGTTTCAGCTAACTGGGCATCATTGAGTCCAAAGCGACACCATTCTTCAATAATTCGCAGCCCTTCGCGAGCGCGGTCTAAATTTGCGTCTAAAATGCGATAAACCACTTGTTGTATTTGTTGTTTTTGGCTGTGGGCTTCGACCATTAAAATAACCCTGCTTGTAGTCTCACACAAACCTCCAGCCTATTAAATAATATGTGCATCTTAGCGGTTTTTTGTTAAAAATTTACTAATTAAGCTGTATGAAAAATAGCCAATTGGTGAAAATATGAGAATATTATCGACATGATTGGTTGAGCGTTAAAAATTCACTGGTGTTTTTCAGGAGTTATATAAAGTTCATGTCTCCCCTTCAATGGTTTCATAAGCGTATAGTAGATATCCTGTCAACAAAGCTAATTTGTGCCTACCTACTGAAACTTTCAGTTTTGCCATCCTCAATATTGAGTGTGAGCGTTGCTTTGGGAATAGGAAGTATAGCACTTTTAGAGACAAATTTTAGCAGTGCCATTGCTCAGATTACCATCAGAACAGAACAGAAACTCAACAATGAGAGAACAATTTCTCAGGTTCACCTCCTGTTTGTCAACCCCAGTCTCGGCAATGATCAAAATGGGAATGGTAGTGAAATAGCTCCTTTGAAGACAATTACCCAAGCTTTGCAACTAGCACAACCAAATACTGTCATTATGCTTTCTCCTGCTACATACAGCCCCAACACAGGTGAAGTATTTCCCTTAATCCTCAAACAGGGTGTAGCTATTCAAGGAGACCCTGGCAACAAAGGCAGAGGTGTGAATATTTTAGGCGGTGGTGAATACCTCAGTCGCAGCTTTGGCCGTCAAAATGTGGCTATTGTTGGTGCAAATCAAGCTAGTTTAAGCGGTGTTACAGTCACTAACACCAACAGTCGTGGTTATGGTTTATGGATTGAATCTACGAATACAGTAGTTGAGGAAAATACTTTTACTAGCAGTACTCAAGACGGAATTTCCATCACTGGTAATGCTACTCCGACGGTGAGCAAAAATTATTTTCAGGGCAATGGTGCTAATGGAATTACAATTTCTGGTGATTCTCGTGCGGAAATTCGGGAAAATCTCTTGCAACGCACTGGTTTTGGCATTAACATCGCCCAAAACGCTGCTCCTGTAATTGTTGGTAATCAAATTTTAGACAACAGATCCGGGATTGTAGCTCAAGCCAATACCAGCCCAATTTTGCGGAATAATCTTATTCAAGGCAGTCAAGAAGATGGTTTGGTGATCATTGCCCAAGCTACGCCAGATTTAGGTAGTAGCAGAGAACCTGGTGGGAACGAATTTCGCAATAATCGTCGTTCTGATATTAACGCCAAAGCTGCCAAGCAAGTAATTTATGCTGTCGGCAATAACCTCAATAAAAATCGCATTATCGGTAATGTAGATACTAGCGGTAGAACAGCACCAATTGTCAGGAATTCTACACCCACTTTTATATCTGTACAGGAAGTTCCTAAAGAACCAGAAATTGTTTTTGCGGCTCCCAGCATTCCCAAAACTTTTAACCCGTCGGCTATGATCCTATCCAGGGGCAGAAATACACGCCCAAATAGTCCATTACCACAGCTACCAGCTACTAATGTTAACGTACAGGGTTCTTTACCCAGCAATACTTCCCAACCAAGCACCTGGCAAACACAAGACACACCACAATTAAATTATGTGCGAGTTGAACCGGGAGTAATTGAGTTTACTGCGCCTCAAGCATCCCTCCCGACACGGACAACTGTTAACAATTCCCGAATAGTGACAGCACCCAGAGGTTATACAACTACTAGGTCTGGTGTACGTTATCGCGTCATAGTGCCAGTTACCAGCAACACACAACAGGAATTAGTGCGTTCTATAGCCCCTGATGCTTTTTCTAAAGTCTCACAAGGTCGCAGAGTGATGCAAGTAGGAGTTTTTAGCAGTCAAGATAATGCCAGTGAAATGGTTCAACTCTTGAATAGCAAGGGTTTGAGAGCCATTATTCAGCAGGTTAATTAATAGGGCATTGGCACTCATGTAAAAGGCAAGAGCAAGATCATATTTCTCCTCTGCTCCCCTGCTCCCCTGCTCCCCTGCTTCCCCTGTTCCCTGTTCCCTGTTCCCTGTTCCCTGTTCCCTACACAGCAACTTCTGCCTGTTCACTGGTCATTGCTTTGAGTTTAGATGTAAACGACTCAGAGCGATCGCTCCTTTGGGGAGTAAATTGCCCAATTGGGGGATTATTGGCATTTGCTGGCATTAATTGGGGTAGTTCTGTCGCTGTGGATAAACTCCCCTGAGTCATCAGCTTTTCACTCACGGATGCTGCTAACTTTCTCTTGCTGATATCCGCTGCAACTTTAAACGAGGGAGATGTTAACACACGCACCTGTTGTTGCTCTCCATTTGCTAGATATCGGGATGCAGTGTGACTGTGACTCTCTGGGTAATAATTGCCAACTTGAGCAGTTAATATTTGAGTATTCTTTGCAGGTGCAGACTCAAGTCGGGTTGCTTGCGGTATTGATGGTAGAACGGGTGGAGATGTTTTGGTTAAGCTTTCTGGAAATTTGCTGCAAATCATCCGCTCAAATTCCATGTTGAAATGATAAACCACCTGCCCTCGCCGTTGCCAAAAGGTTAATATTTGTTGTACTGATATCGCCTTATATCTTCCTTGATACAAAGCTTCAATAACTGCTAAATGTAGCCAATCAATCGGGTACTCTCTGCGCCAATGGTTAATTAACTCACTGGCACTGTACCCATTGAGGTCAAAACTATAATGAACTAATAAGTTGACGGCCAATTCGGCGTAGGGGTTTGGGGGTGTTGTTAGCATGGGATTTTATTTCCAGGCAATAGGTATAAATGTTTCACCCATCGCATCTAGCTTAACGTCTTTTTAGCTACATGAAAGTTTTTTCCACAAGCCGCAAATTTGTTAGTTAGTGTTTTTCATTCTACTTGTCAATCGCCATTATGCAAAATAATATAGTAGAACTTAAGCTCTGGACAAAGTGACCATTAAATGCTGGGGACAGGGAACAGGGAACTCTTAACAGGGAACAGGGGGCAGGGAGAGGTTAATAATCTGATGACTAATGACAAGTGACTACTGACTAATGACTAAATGGGAACAGGGAACAGGGAACAGGGAACTCTTAACAGGGAACAGGGGGCAGGGAGAGGTTAATAATCTGATGACTAATGACAAGTGACTACTGACTAATGACTAAATAGGTTTAACCCGTTTGAGGACGACTAATGCCTGATAAATCATAGCTGCAACTTCGGCGCGTGTGGCATCTCTGGTGGGTGCAAGCAGCTTGGGGTCTGGATAATTGATAATAATATTTTGTTGGATGGCAGTTGCGATCGCTGTTCTGGCATATTCAGGAATAGACTTTCTATCAGTGTAAGCAATTAACAAATCACTATTAGCGGCTGGTAGTCCCAGTCCGTTGACTAGGGAAACAATCACCTGTATTCTCTGCACGTTTTGATGGGGGCGAAAAGTGCGATCGCTAAATCCTCCCACAAAACCACCACTAGCGGCTATTTGAATGGCTTTAGCTGCCCAAAAATCGCCTGGGACATCTGTAAACTCAGTTACTGGGCGTTTGGGTGTGGGGTTAAAAGCAGCCGCTATTAAAGCCGTATATTGGGCGCGAGTCATGGGTTTATCTGGTTGGTAACTCCCATCAGCAAAACCCTGAGTTAAATTCATACTCACTAAAGCCCGAATAAATGGTTCTGCCCAATGTCCTACTAAATCAGAAAATGAGGGAATTTCTGTATCTGGTTTGACGATATAGAGAGAGGGAATAACTTCTGCTTGGCCTCTGGCAACTAAAGCCTGATAAATTAATGCTGCTACCTCTGCACGAGTAATTTCTCGTAACGGTTCTAATAGTTCTAGTTGGGGATAATTGATAATTAGCAGTTTTTGGGTAGCAAGTGTCACCGCATTAATGGCATAACTGGGAATTTGGGCGCGATCGCTATACACATTTAACCCATTAGGATTACTACCACTGAATTTTAAGCCATTGACAATTGATACTATTGCCTGCACCTTGGTTAAATTTTGTCCTGGCCTAAAAGTACCATCAGGAAAGCCACTCAAAAAGCCTCCATCAGCCGCACTAGCAATGGCTGAAGCCGCCCAAAAATCAGTTTTTACATCTTTAAATCTATCGAGTTTATTACTAGCAGATAGTTGAAAAGTCTTGGTAATTAAAGCAGCATATTGAGCGCGGGTAATTGGTGTAGCTGGTTGAAAAGTGCCATCAGGGAAACCACTGATAAAACCTTTATTCACTAATGCTTCAACAAAAGCCGTTGCCCAATGTCCATCTAAGTCTGAAAAACTGGTACTGATGACTTGGCTAGGAGTATCGGCTGTAGCGGCAATAAATTTTACCACGCCCTTAACCTGAGCAGGATTCAACTGATTTCCTACAGAAGTCACCTGTTGAGATGATAAATTTTGAAGATCGAAATCTTTGTGATCACGAAAAATATTATCAGCCGGATCTTGGGGTTTGCCCAAATCAGGAACCGCATTACCATTGATCAACAAACCACCTTGCGTATTTTGACAAATCAGATTTCGTCGTAATACCGGACTAGCATCACGAGAAATACCCACTGCTAATCGGTTCTTGATCAGTTTGTTATTTGCTACTAAAGGCGCTGCAAAATCGCTCATAGCTATCCCTACGGGGTTATTTTCAAACACATTCCGCAACACTTCCCCTTTGCTATAACGTGCCATCATTAACCCACTGGCAACATTTTGTACAAACACATTATCTAAAATTGCAGGTTTGGCGTTACCGCTGGTAAATATTCCTTCCCTTCCACATTTACTGAAAGTATTATTAGCTAAAGTTGGGGCTGTGGATTCAATCCAAATCCCCGTACCTTTATTGATAGGGTTGGTAACAGTTACACCTAAGATACTGGCATCACCTAATAATAACAAGGTGATATTTTGCATACCAAAGCTGGGACTTTGATATTCACCACTCCCAGAAATAATAATTTCCTGACCTTTGTTAGATTCATTACCAACCAGTAACATTTCCCCAGGAATGATTAAGGGAAAAACCTCACCCGTTGCAGTGCTGTAAGTCCCTGGTGCTAACTGAATAATTCCCGGTGCGGTGGTGGCTTTTAAGGCACGGGTGATAGTTTTGAACGGACTCAACCGAGAACCAGTATTAGTATCATTACCTGTGACAGAATTTACGTGGAGTGTCGCAACAACCATAATAATTCAGAAGTCATAATTCATAATTTATACATTATAATTTTGGTTTTTGTTTGAGTTTGTTGATGGAAGCAACTAAAATTTTCCCAATTTCAACTGCTTCTTGCAGGAGAAGGTTAAACTTTCGAGGTGGTACTGTTTCTGATTCAATTAACATTTCCAACCAATATTGCGTTTCTCTACACTCTTTCAGACTAATTTAGACTTCAGGTTGTCCTTCGAGTAATGTACAAGCATAATAATTCATAATTCATAATTTATAATTCATAATTGATTGTACTCTGTGGAGTGATGATTGTCTATTTTTGAGGTGCTTTATGGTTTCTAGTTTTCTCGTTCCCAGTCAGAGACTGGGAATGCTATTATAGAGGCTCTGCCTCTGTTTTAATAGAAATTTGAGCCTTCTAAAATTCATTCCCATACAGAAGAGTATGAGAACGAGGAAATATATTCATGTTTTATTTCGCTGGTTTTTTATAGTTCTAGATATTCTTCTAGGGTATATATGTGTAATGCTTTTTGCATGATTTTTTACTTTATATTGTTTCTATCTGTTTTATTATATCATTCGTGATTCATAATTTGTCTTTAGGTCTGGTGTTTCGCGCAAAGTCGCAAAGCAGCAAAGGCGCAAAGTGGTATTTTCTTGTTGTTATGGGTAGGGGTAAAGCACATTGTTAAACCCCTCCTCAATTATGAATTATGAATTATGTGAGGTACAAGCGGTAATTATTCAACGCAGATGGACGCAGATATTTTTTACCTCTTTCAATTTTAGGTTGTTTTTGGTTTCGCGCAAAGTCGCTAAGAAGCAAAGGCGCAATGTTTTTTGTAAGGTGTTGTCGTATTTAACATTGAGAAAATGCCAGCGAGATTGTGATTGATTAGAAAATACAAATAATGTATAAGGATGTTTTTTGGTGAGTTCATCAACTACTTTTCTTTCACTTTGTCTGGATAAATTTTCTGATTTAAGGCGACTATAAATAATATGAAAATCGTTGTTAATTCGTGCTGATGCTAATAATAATGGTTCTTCTGCTAGTTCGTTGATAACTGTTTCATTTAGTTGACGAGGGGAAAGGGTTTGATTAACTCTTTCGTAATTTAATTGACTACAAAATAGTTTTTTGAGTGTGTCAATGTTTCTCAAATTTTCGAGTGAGTTAGCTACTGACATAATTAGATAAATCTTGGTAGTGACACTGTGGAATTTTTTCTATTAGTAGCATAACCATACAGTGAATACCAAGTCAATATTGATACTAGTTATAGACAATAAAAATTAATACATGGTTACAAATAATGATGTATTAAGGTATTTACATACAAATTTTATTTTTTTGTGATATTTAATTTCACAGCTATAACTATATAAGCAAGCCAGACCCCCGACTTCTGACATCAATCTAGAATTTATCGACAAGATAAAAAAGAAGTCGGGGATCTTATTATGTTATCTAAATGCGATCGCTCATACATATCACACAAATCACATCCAAATGATAGAAGTTGAACATCTCAGTAAAATATATGGTTCTACCGCAGCGATAACCGATGTCACCTTTAGCGTAGAACCAGGAGAAATCTTAGGTTTCTTAGGTCCAAACGGTGCGGGTAAAACCACAACTATGCGGATTTTAGCCGGCTATCTACCAGCAACCAATGGCAAAGCCAAAATAGCCGGGTATGATGTCCATGAAAATTCCCTCGCTATCCGCCAGAAAATCGGCTATTTACCGGAAACACCGCCTTTATACCCCGAAATGACCGTTGAGGGATTTCTGCATTTTGTAGCCCGAATTAAAGGGGTATCCGCTGGCGATCGCCGGCAAAAAGTTGAAGCAGCTATGCAACGCTGCAACTTGCAAGAAAAACGCAAAGTCATTATTCGCAAGCTTTCCAAAGGTTATCGGCAAAGAGTCGGCATTGCCCAAGCCATAGTACACGATCCCCCAGCCATTATCCTGGATGAACCCACCGTAGGACTAGACCCCCGACAAATTATTGACGTGCGAAACCTGATCAAAAGTCTAGCCGGAACCCACACAATTATCCTTTCTACCCACATTCTCCCAGAAGTGAGCATGACTTGTAGCCGTGTAGCCATCATCAATCGCGGTAAAGTTGTAGCCATCAATACACCAGAAAATTTAATGACCCAGTTGACAGGAGGTTCTGGTTATGAGTTAGAAATCACAGGAGAAGCGGCGCTGGCCAAACAGGTATTACAAAATGTATCGGGCGTGATTTTGGTAGAATCAATGCCGACAAGTTATCAAAACCGCCCCCATCTGCGCGTCATATCCGAACCAGGAACAGAACCAGGAAAAGATATTGCTGCCGCTTTGATTCGGGGAGGATTTGATTTATATGAAATGCGACGTGTTAGCGCCAGTTTAGAAGATGTATTTTTGCAACTGACCACAGAAGAAAAGAATTTACAACCGGAAACAGACACAGCAGAAACAGAAGGAGAAAACGCATAAATGGGTATCGTCATCGCTAACATTATTGCCATTTATCGCCGGGAATTACAAAGTTATTTTGTATCACCTTTGGCTTATGGTATAGCTGGCATCTTTTGGTTTATTTCTGGTTTATTTCTGGTGATGATTCTACTCGGACCCGGTGGAATTTTACCCACAATTGCTGCTTATGATGTTCAAGGGCAGCAATTTGGAATTCCCGTTCCACCAATAGATGTACCCTATGAATTTGTCCGCGCATTTTTAGATCGCATCAGTTGGTTATTATTGTTTATCCTGCCCATACTTTCAATGGGACTTTATGCCGAAGAACGCAAACGGGGAACATTAGAATTATTAGCTACATCACCAGTTACTAACTGGGCTGTAGCCGTCGGTAAATTATTAGGAGTGCTAACGTTTTTTATTACAATGGTTTTACCATTACTAGGTTTTGAAGCCATCGCCATTAGCGGATCAAATCCTCCCATGTCCCCCATCATTCCCATTGTTGGTCATTTAGGTTTAATCTTACTTGCAGCAGCAATTTTATCTTTAGGAATGTTCATTTCCTCATTAACAGACAGCACACTTTTATCAGCCGTTCTCACCTTTGGTGTTGTGGTCTTACTGTTATTGATTGACTCCATCTCTAAAGTTATTCCCGGCCCCATAGGACAAGCTATAGGTCATCTATCCCTACTCAAACATTACAACACTTTAATTCAAGGTATTTTTGACAGCAGCGCCTTAATTTTATTTGCCAGTTACATTATATTAGGCATCTTTCTTACAGCCCAATCAATTGATGCACTCCGTTTTCAACGTCAATAGTCAATAGTCATTAGTCAATTTTTTTTGCTCACCCATTACCAATTACCCCTTATACCAAATTGATATGAAGTTGCATAAAATAAGATATCAAGAATAATTGACCACAGATAAACGCAGATAAACACAGATAAAGATGGATGATTAAATTGATGTCATCATTCTGTGCAGCCTCACATAAAATTGGTATTAATTACCAATTACCCATTACCAATTACCAATTACCAATTACCAATAATGAAAAAAATATCTAAAAAAAAATTTGCCAACCTGCTATTTTTGTTTGGACTATTCTTATTAACCCTTGGTTTAACAGTCGGTTTAATTTCCGAAAAATGGGGTATATTACCTTTAGCATTTATAATTTCTGGTTTTCTAATTTGCGTTGTTTGGATCGGACTTAAAACCCAGCAAAGTCAGTTTTGGAGTAAACGGTCTACCCAATCTACAACTAACGCCTTAGTTGCTACTTTAGCAGTATTAACAATATTAGGATTAATCAACTTTTTAGGTACACGCTACCAGTTACGCCTAGATTTAACAGAAACTCAATTATTTACCCTCGCACCCCAATCTAAGGAATTACTGCGTAACTTACCAAAACCTGCAACAGTCTGGTTATTTACCAGAGAAGAAAATCTTCTAGACCAAGAATTACTAGAAAATTATCGTCGTCAAAGTCCCAACTTTAAATTTGAATATATCGACCCCCAAACCAGACCAGGATTAGCAGAAAAATTTGGTGTCAAAGATTTTGGTGAAGTTTACCTAGAATTTGATAATAAACGCCAATTAGTACAGACAATCCGCGAAAATGAACGTCTATCAGAAGTTAGATTAACTAGCCGTTTGCAACAAATCATTAGCAATACTACCGCCAAAGTTTACTTTCTTCAAGGTCACGGTGAACTAGAAATTACATCTGCTAAAAATTCTATTTCCCAAGCAGTACAAGGATTAACAGACAAAAATTTCACAGCATTACCTCTCAATTTAACAGAACAAACAAAACTTCCTGAAGATGCTGCTGTTGTCGTTGTTGCTGGACCAAAACGAGCATTATTTGACGGCGAAGTTAAAGCCTTGCAAGATTATCTTAATAGTGGCGGTAACTTAATGTTAATGATTGACCCCAATATTGATCCAAAAATTGATAACTTGCTCAAAGATTGGGGTGTAAAATTAGATAATCGTTTAGCTGTTGATATTTCTGAGGTAAGTTCAGGATTAGGACCTGCTGCACCTTTAGTTAGAGAATATGGACAACATCCCATCACTAAAGATTTTGGCAATGGAATTTCTTTTTATCCCCTCGCACGTCCTATACTAATTAACCCAGTTCCTGATATCGAATCTACTCCTCTACTCAGAACTAAATCATATCCTAGTAGTTGGGCAGAAAGTAACCAGCAAAGCGAAAAGTTAGAGTTTAATGAAGGTCAAGATTTGAAAGGACCGCTAACTTTAGGCGTAGCATTAAAAAGAAAGTTACCATCCCCAACTCCTACTGCTTCCCCAACTCCTACTGCTTCCCCAACTCCTACAACTTCCCCAACTCCTACAACTTCCCCAACTCCTACTGCTTCCCCAACTCCTACAACTTCCCCAACTCCTACAACTTCCCCAACTCCTACAACTTTCCCAACTCCTACTGCTTCCCCAACTCCTACAACTTCCCCAACTCCTACTGCTTCCCCAACTCCTACCGCTTCTCCAACTGAGGAAAATTCTCAAAACAAAACCAAAGAATCCCGGTTAGTGGTGTTAGGAAACTCAGATTTTGCCAGGGATGGCTTATTCCAGCAACAATTAAATGGAGACGTATTTCTCAACTCAGTAACTTGGTTGAGTCAGCAAGATCAACAACCCCTTTCAATTCGTCCCAAAGAACCGAAAAATCGCCGCATCACCATGTCAACCGCAAAAGCCAATTTATTAAGTATTTCTTCCTTGTTGCTTTTACCTTTCATTGCTTTGACAACAGGCGCTATTATTTGGTGGAAAAGAAGATAGGTACTGGGGACTGGGGACTGGGGACTGGGGACTGGGGACTGGGTAATCACTTTTATCTTTACCAATTACCACTGATAACTGATTCATGAAACGTACAACTTTAATTTTGATACTTTTAGCCTTGGGCTTGGGTGGTTTTGTCTACTTTCATGAAATTAGAGGTTCAACGCAGCGAGAAGAAGTTAAAAAAAATCAGCAGCAAATTTTCTCTTTTTCTGCTGATGATGTTCAATCTTTATCTGTCAAGACTAAGGATACAACATTAAATCTAGAACGTAGCGGTAAACCAGAACCGCCAAAATGGGTAATTAAATCGCCAATTTCTGAACCTGCTAATGATGCCATTATTTCTTACTTAATGGATTTGTTGGTTAAAGGAAAAAGTGAAAAAACCGTATCAACTCCACCTAATCAACTGAGTGAATTTGGTTTAGATCAACCCCAAGCAACTATTGATATTCAACTCAAAAATCAGCAAAATCATAAATTAATTTTAGGTAAGCCTAATTTTAACAATAGTTTCTTATATGCCCAAGTTGACCCGAATGATACCAACAATGGAAATAACCAGGAAAATACCCAGGTTTTGTTAGTTTCTAAAGATTTCGCTAATGCTGTAAATAGGGAATTATCCGAGTGGAAAGAAGCAGGTAAAGAAGCTGGTGAAAATAGTCAATCACAACCTTTACCGGGACTGCCAGAACCTACTCCAACTAATGGACAATAAACAATATCTACATGATACAAATATGATCAAACAAACAGCCACTTTACTTATTTCTTGTCCTGATCAACGGGGATTAGTCGCCAAATTTGCTAATTTTATTTATGCTAATGGTGGTAATATTATTGACGCTGACCAACATACAGATTTTGAAGCTGGGTTATTTCTCACCCGCATAGAATGGCTGTTAGAAGGTTTTAATTTACCAAAAGATTTAATTGGACAGGCTTTTAATGCTATTGCACAACCTTTAGGCGCTACATGGGAATTACACTTTTCTGATACTGTTCCCCGCATTGCTATTTGGGTAAGTCGTCAAGACCATTGTTTATTTGATTTAATCTGGCGACACAAAGCAAAAGAATTTCATGCAGAAATTTCCCTAATTATTAGTAATCATCCCCATTTACAGGAAGTAGCAGCACAATTTGGGATTGAATATCATCATATTCCAATCACTAAAGATAATAAACTAGAACAGGAAATTAAA
The genomic region above belongs to Anabaena sphaerica FACHB-251 and contains:
- a CDS encoding DUF4340 domain-containing protein, with the translated sequence MKRTTLILILLALGLGGFVYFHEIRGSTQREEVKKNQQQIFSFSADDVQSLSVKTKDTTLNLERSGKPEPPKWVIKSPISEPANDAIISYLMDLLVKGKSEKTVSTPPNQLSEFGLDQPQATIDIQLKNQQNHKLILGKPNFNNSFLYAQVDPNDTNNGNNQENTQVLLVSKDFANAVNRELSEWKEAGKEAGENSQSQPLPGLPEPTPTNGQ
- a CDS encoding GldG family protein, with translation MKKISKKKFANLLFLFGLFLLTLGLTVGLISEKWGILPLAFIISGFLICVVWIGLKTQQSQFWSKRSTQSTTNALVATLAVLTILGLINFLGTRYQLRLDLTETQLFTLAPQSKELLRNLPKPATVWLFTREENLLDQELLENYRRQSPNFKFEYIDPQTRPGLAEKFGVKDFGEVYLEFDNKRQLVQTIRENERLSEVRLTSRLQQIISNTTAKVYFLQGHGELEITSAKNSISQAVQGLTDKNFTALPLNLTEQTKLPEDAAVVVVAGPKRALFDGEVKALQDYLNSGGNLMLMIDPNIDPKIDNLLKDWGVKLDNRLAVDISEVSSGLGPAAPLVREYGQHPITKDFGNGISFYPLARPILINPVPDIESTPLLRTKSYPSSWAESNQQSEKLEFNEGQDLKGPLTLGVALKRKLPSPTPTASPTPTASPTPTTSPTPTTSPTPTASPTPTTSPTPTTSPTPTTFPTPTASPTPTTSPTPTASPTPTASPTEENSQNKTKESRLVVLGNSDFARDGLFQQQLNGDVFLNSVTWLSQQDQQPLSIRPKEPKNRRITMSTAKANLLSISSLLLLPFIALTTGAIIWWKRR
- the purU gene encoding formyltetrahydrofolate deformylase gives rise to the protein MIKQTATLLISCPDQRGLVAKFANFIYANGGNIIDADQHTDFEAGLFLTRIEWLLEGFNLPKDLIGQAFNAIAQPLGATWELHFSDTVPRIAIWVSRQDHCLFDLIWRHKAKEFHAEISLIISNHPHLQEVAAQFGIEYHHIPITKDNKLEQEIKQLELLRQYNIDLVVLAKYMQIVSANFIQHFPQIINIHHSFLPAFIGANPYHRAFERGVKIIGATAHYATADLDCGPIIEQDVVRVSHRDNVDDLIRKGKDLERVVLARAVRSHLQNRVLVYGNKTVVFE
- a CDS encoding DUF1565 domain-containing protein; this translates as MSPLQWFHKRIVDILSTKLICAYLLKLSVLPSSILSVSVALGIGSIALLETNFSSAIAQITIRTEQKLNNERTISQVHLLFVNPSLGNDQNGNGSEIAPLKTITQALQLAQPNTVIMLSPATYSPNTGEVFPLILKQGVAIQGDPGNKGRGVNILGGGEYLSRSFGRQNVAIVGANQASLSGVTVTNTNSRGYGLWIESTNTVVEENTFTSSTQDGISITGNATPTVSKNYFQGNGANGITISGDSRAEIRENLLQRTGFGINIAQNAAPVIVGNQILDNRSGIVAQANTSPILRNNLIQGSQEDGLVIIAQATPDLGSSREPGGNEFRNNRRSDINAKAAKQVIYAVGNNLNKNRIIGNVDTSGRTAPIVRNSTPTFISVQEVPKEPEIVFAAPSIPKTFNPSAMILSRGRNTRPNSPLPQLPATNVNVQGSLPSNTSQPSTWQTQDTPQLNYVRVEPGVIEFTAPQASLPTRTTVNNSRIVTAPRGYTTTRSGVRYRVIVPVTSNTQQELVRSIAPDAFSKVSQGRRVMQVGVFSSQDNASEMVQLLNSKGLRAIIQQVN
- a CDS encoding four helix bundle protein, with translation MSLKECRETQYWLEMLIESETVPPRKFNLLLQEAVEIGKILVASINKLKQKPKL
- a CDS encoding ABC transporter permease produces the protein MGIVIANIIAIYRRELQSYFVSPLAYGIAGIFWFISGLFLVMILLGPGGILPTIAAYDVQGQQFGIPVPPIDVPYEFVRAFLDRISWLLLFILPILSMGLYAEERKRGTLELLATSPVTNWAVAVGKLLGVLTFFITMVLPLLGFEAIAISGSNPPMSPIIPIVGHLGLILLAAAILSLGMFISSLTDSTLLSAVLTFGVVVLLLLIDSISKVIPGPIGQAIGHLSLLKHYNTLIQGIFDSSALILFASYIILGIFLTAQSIDALRFQRQ
- a CDS encoding ABC transporter ATP-binding protein — its product is MIEVEHLSKIYGSTAAITDVTFSVEPGEILGFLGPNGAGKTTTMRILAGYLPATNGKAKIAGYDVHENSLAIRQKIGYLPETPPLYPEMTVEGFLHFVARIKGVSAGDRRQKVEAAMQRCNLQEKRKVIIRKLSKGYRQRVGIAQAIVHDPPAIILDEPTVGLDPRQIIDVRNLIKSLAGTHTIILSTHILPEVSMTCSRVAIINRGKVVAINTPENLMTQLTGGSGYELEITGEAALAKQVLQNVSGVILVESMPTSYQNRPHLRVISEPGTEPGKDIAAALIRGGFDLYEMRRVSASLEDVFLQLTTEEKNLQPETDTAETEGENA
- a CDS encoding S-layer homology domain-containing protein, producing MVVATLHVNSVTGNDTNTGSRLSPFKTITRALKATTAPGIIQLAPGTYSTATGEVFPLIIPGEMLLVGNESNKGQEIIISGSGEYQSPSFGMQNITLLLLGDASILGVTVTNPINKGTGIWIESTAPTLANNTFSKCGREGIFTSGNAKPAILDNVFVQNVASGLMMARYSKGEVLRNVFENNPVGIAMSDFAAPLVANNKLIKNRLAVGISRDASPVLRRNLICQNTQGGLLINGNAVPDLGKPQDPADNIFRDHKDFDLQNLSSQQVTSVGNQLNPAQVKGVVKFIAATADTPSQVISTSFSDLDGHWATAFVEALVNKGFISGFPDGTFQPATPITRAQYAALITKTFQLSASNKLDRFKDVKTDFWAASAIASAADGGFLSGFPDGTFRPGQNLTKVQAIVSIVNGLKFSGSNPNGLNVYSDRAQIPSYAINAVTLATQKLLIINYPQLELLEPLREITRAEVAALIYQALVARGQAEVIPSLYIVKPDTEIPSFSDLVGHWAEPFIRALVSMNLTQGFADGSYQPDKPMTRAQYTALIAAAFNPTPKRPVTEFTDVPGDFWAAKAIQIAASGGFVGGFSDRTFRPHQNVQRIQVIVSLVNGLGLPAANSDLLIAYTDRKSIPEYARTAIATAIQQNIIINYPDPKLLAPTRDATRAEVAAMIYQALVVLKRVKPI